From Actinoplanes oblitus, a single genomic window includes:
- a CDS encoding phosphotransferase family protein, whose amino-acid sequence MPTSRIPYAELPGAVRHAVEDITGSPESLEPASDGLNSAIAVKLNSPKGAYFVKALPADHRWVRTQQREAAMAPYLDLVAPKLHARLTEGGWDVLVFEALEGHRADYAPNSPDLPIVVDLLRRIAGIQCPPVTLRCAEQRLQAYAGADELRYFAGDALLHTDLNNANVIVTGDRARVVDWGWATQGAPWLDAGYWVIWLIAAGHTPDSAEAWASLLPSWQAAHPRAVNAFAGANARMWADIGGAEPDAWTRRLIDASAAWRDYRGRNTEAELTEFS is encoded by the coding sequence GTGCCTACCAGCCGCATTCCATACGCCGAATTGCCGGGAGCTGTTCGTCACGCGGTCGAGGACATCACCGGATCCCCCGAGTCGCTGGAGCCGGCAAGCGACGGCCTGAACAGTGCGATCGCGGTCAAGCTGAACAGCCCCAAGGGCGCGTACTTCGTGAAGGCTCTACCGGCTGATCACCGCTGGGTCCGGACGCAGCAACGCGAAGCAGCCATGGCGCCGTACCTAGACCTGGTCGCTCCGAAGCTGCACGCCCGCCTGACAGAGGGCGGGTGGGATGTCCTTGTCTTCGAGGCGCTGGAGGGACACCGCGCGGACTACGCGCCGAACTCGCCGGACCTACCCATCGTCGTCGACCTGCTTCGCCGTATCGCTGGGATCCAATGTCCGCCAGTGACACTGCGATGCGCTGAGCAGCGACTCCAGGCGTACGCCGGAGCAGACGAATTGCGCTACTTCGCCGGTGACGCGCTCCTGCACACCGACCTGAACAACGCCAACGTCATCGTCACCGGCGACCGGGCGCGCGTCGTGGACTGGGGATGGGCAACGCAGGGCGCCCCTTGGCTGGATGCCGGCTACTGGGTGATCTGGCTCATCGCCGCAGGGCATACGCCCGACTCCGCCGAAGCGTGGGCATCGCTATTGCCGTCCTGGCAAGCGGCTCATCCGCGAGCGGTCAACGCCTTCGCTGGCGCCAACGCACGCATGTGGGCTGACATCGGCGGCGCCGAACCGGACGCGTGGACACGCCGGCTTATCGATGCTTCCGCGGCCTGGCGTGACTATCGAGGAAGGAATACCGAAGCAGAATTGACTGAATTCAGTTGA